From Acidobacteriota bacterium, one genomic window encodes:
- a CDS encoding MBL fold metallo-hydrolase, whose amino-acid sequence MNIVQLSIPTPFYVGDVNVYLIKEDPITLIDIGPKTREAAASLRQQLSANGLQFSDIKRIVLTHAHEDHCGLAKQVRDEAKNAEVLIHDWETGHLFGRLANDEHRQLLLRSGVPDSVVLDMHQLYEEVSLLTDSLEDGEFSSLRDEMELEFENGSLRVLHTPGHTPGSCSFHREANRTLICGDCVLKRITPNPMLAPDPVDPGKRFRSLAEYLVSLARLRSLAPTLAYGGHGEPVTDFEEIFHRYVRAIDERQNRVIALAKGSGTTAFEVARQLFPSSFDHDVHRFLAISEAIAHLDYAESHGKVAVEFSGGVEYYRGLA is encoded by the coding sequence ATGAACATCGTACAACTATCAATTCCGACCCCATTCTATGTTGGCGATGTGAATGTCTACCTCATAAAGGAAGATCCGATCACGCTAATAGATATAGGCCCGAAAACCAGAGAGGCAGCGGCGTCACTTCGCCAGCAGCTGTCGGCGAACGGACTCCAATTTTCTGACATCAAGCGTATCGTTCTAACCCATGCACACGAAGATCATTGCGGACTGGCAAAACAGGTTCGAGATGAAGCGAAAAATGCGGAAGTGTTGATCCATGATTGGGAGACCGGCCATCTTTTTGGCAGGCTTGCGAACGATGAACATCGGCAGCTCCTACTTCGCTCTGGTGTTCCGGACAGCGTGGTTTTAGACATGCACCAGCTTTATGAAGAAGTGAGTTTGTTGACAGATTCACTGGAGGACGGTGAATTCAGTTCTTTGCGAGATGAGATGGAACTTGAGTTTGAGAACGGGTCTTTACGCGTACTTCATACGCCGGGCCATACGCCAGGATCGTGCTCCTTTCATCGCGAAGCAAACCGAACTCTAATATGCGGCGACTGCGTTCTCAAGAGAATTACACCAAATCCGATGCTGGCGCCTGATCCGGTAGATCCCGGCAAGAGGTTCAGATCGCTTGCCGAGTACCTTGTAAGTCTCGCGAGGCTAAGGAGCCTTGCACCGACATTAGCTTATGGCGGGCACGGTGAGCCTGTTACCGATTTCGAGGAGATCTTTCACCGCTATGTGCGAGCGATAGATGAAAGGCAAAACCGCGTCATCGCTCTGGCGAAAGGCAGTGGGACGACGGCTTTCGAAGTTGCACGGCAGCTATTCCCTTCATCGTTCGATCATGATGTGCATCGCTTCCTTGCGATCTCTGAGGCGATCGCACATCTAGACTACGCCGAATCTCACGGTAAGGTCGCGGTCGAGTTTAGCGGTGGTGTTGAATATTATCGAGGGTTGGCCTAA
- a CDS encoding energy transducer TonB, with translation MKKSSISLLFVLFLTVIAVGQDTRLKIIEQPRPELPVKHGTLDIQGTIVLRVQFLEFGEIGEVLPVKELPAGLTQNAIAAARRIKFEPERKDGKPVTVYREVQYSYSWNGGWLDAQNKSSDASTTVNDPVKAAGIIAKAVENLGGDRYLQVKTQVGKGKFSVLRESTVASFQAFFDVIVFPDKERTEFKGSGSRTVQVNTGSTGWIFDGDQELIKIQNAGQIDNFKQGIRTSLDNLLRGGWKGEAELAYVGRRPATLGKRNDVVKLTYKDGFAVEFEFAADDGMPQKAVYKRTNDDGEEIKEEDRYAQFIDVNGIKAPFIIDRFTNGKATSRINFETIDFNKTIPDSIFAKPATPKEAKKDIKL, from the coding sequence ATGAAAAAAAGCTCCATTTCCCTACTGTTCGTTCTGTTCCTAACCGTTATCGCGGTTGGTCAGGATACACGTCTAAAAATAATCGAGCAGCCCCGCCCTGAACTGCCAGTTAAGCACGGCACGCTTGATATTCAGGGCACGATCGTTCTAAGGGTCCAGTTTCTTGAATTTGGTGAAATCGGCGAGGTGCTCCCCGTCAAAGAACTCCCTGCAGGCCTGACGCAAAATGCTATAGCCGCCGCACGGCGGATCAAGTTTGAGCCCGAGAGAAAGGATGGAAAGCCGGTGACGGTCTATCGTGAGGTCCAGTATTCATATAGCTGGAACGGTGGTTGGCTGGATGCCCAGAACAAAAGTAGCGATGCTTCAACGACCGTAAACGATCCGGTGAAAGCCGCCGGGATCATCGCCAAAGCAGTTGAAAATCTGGGCGGTGATCGTTACCTGCAGGTAAAAACACAGGTCGGCAAGGGCAAGTTTAGTGTTCTGAGAGAATCAACGGTCGCGTCTTTTCAGGCGTTTTTCGACGTCATTGTATTTCCTGATAAGGAACGCACCGAGTTCAAAGGCAGCGGTTCGCGGACGGTCCAAGTTAATACCGGTTCGACCGGCTGGATCTTCGATGGCGACCAGGAGCTAATTAAGATCCAGAATGCGGGCCAGATCGACAATTTCAAACAGGGCATTCGCACGAGCCTGGATAACCTGCTTCGCGGCGGTTGGAAGGGTGAGGCCGAACTCGCTTATGTCGGACGACGCCCGGCGACTCTTGGCAAGCGGAATGATGTTGTAAAACTTACCTACAAGGACGGCTTCGCCGTCGAATTCGAGTTTGCAGCCGATGATGGAATGCCACAAAAAGCTGTTTACAAGCGAACGAACGATGACGGAGAAGAGATCAAAGAAGAGGACCGCTATGCTCAATTCATAGATGTGAACGGGATCAAGGCTCCATTTATCATCGACCGGTTCACAAACGGTAAAGCCACATCCCGGATCAATTTCGAGACGATCGATTTCAATAAAACGATCCCGGATTCTATCTTTGCCAAGCCGGCAACGCCGAAAGAGGCAAAAAAAGACATTAAGCTATAA
- a CDS encoding ferritin-like domain-containing protein, with product MNFETNKDVLDWYERQERSLTPEFINAIPWNEVKDHSLDERFVPVLLYMRDVETLTDMYHRELLRTPTGKDPHISKFMERWGIEEITHGEVLNRFLNEAGYETDHNWQEQVRRDVSASYNATAYLMTIITNLVGKKFTATHMAFGTIHELEAAQGYRRLIALADHPILTHIVNGIVREEAIHAQFYRSVARIELRKNEFSQKMARWIIDRFWAPVGQGSLAKSRTKYTIETLFGCEDAIEGLDKTVTQRVRGLPGFDGITKITDVIADMAEKPKMKMETA from the coding sequence ATGAACTTTGAGACAAATAAAGATGTACTTGATTGGTACGAGCGGCAGGAACGGTCGCTAACTCCCGAATTTATCAACGCTATTCCGTGGAATGAAGTCAAAGACCATTCGCTCGACGAAAGATTTGTGCCCGTTCTTCTTTATATGCGGGACGTCGAAACGCTCACTGACATGTATCATCGAGAGTTACTTCGAACGCCGACCGGCAAAGATCCCCATATCAGCAAATTCATGGAACGCTGGGGAATCGAGGAGATCACGCACGGTGAAGTCCTGAACAGATTCCTTAACGAGGCCGGCTACGAAACCGATCACAACTGGCAGGAGCAGGTCCGCCGCGATGTTTCAGCGAGTTATAACGCGACCGCCTATTTGATGACAATAATCACGAATCTGGTAGGGAAAAAGTTTACGGCAACGCACATGGCCTTTGGTACGATCCATGAACTGGAAGCTGCTCAGGGCTATCGAAGACTAATTGCGTTGGCAGATCATCCTATTTTGACGCACATCGTAAACGGCATCGTCCGAGAAGAAGCGATCCACGCTCAATTCTACCGGAGCGTCGCCCGTATCGAACTGCGGAAAAATGAGTTTTCTCAGAAAATGGCTCGCTGGATAATCGATAGGTTCTGGGCTCCGGTTGGGCAGGGCTCGCTTGCGAAAAGCCGAACGAAATATACAATCGAGACATTATTCGGCTGCGAGGATGCCATCGAGGGCCTCGACAAGACCGTAACCCAACGTGTCCGCGGCCTGCCCGGCTTTGACGGCATTACAAAAATAACGGATGTGATCGCAGACATGGCAGAAAAGCCGAAGATGAAAATGGAGACGGCTTGA
- a CDS encoding PD40 domain-containing protein, whose amino-acid sequence MKKLYFAVVVIITLLSTSFAQQKPLAFDGERRLKNIKQLTFGGENAEAYFSSDGKQLIFQSKRDGHACDRIYRMNIDGSNVKQVSNGEGRTTCSYFFKGGKRVLYASTHGGAKECPPNPDFTQGYVWAVYSDYDIYTSTPDGKDIKKLTNTPGYDAEATISPDGKKIIFTSERDGDLDLYSMDLDGKNVKRLTDAVGYDGGAFFSPDSKTIVYRRSTPKDAAETERYKSLLARHLIVPTTFEIWVMNVDGSNKRQVTNLGAGSFAPYFTPDGKKIIFCTNYFASDPRKRNFDLALINLDGTGIERVTYNETFDGFPMFSPDGKKLVFASNRNSAKEGDTNVFLADWVK is encoded by the coding sequence ATGAAAAAGTTGTATTTTGCTGTTGTCGTAATTATAACCCTATTGTCAACCTCATTTGCGCAGCAGAAGCCTCTCGCCTTCGACGGAGAGAGGCGTCTGAAGAACATCAAACAATTGACTTTCGGCGGCGAGAATGCCGAAGCCTACTTCTCATCTGATGGAAAGCAATTGATCTTTCAGTCAAAGCGCGACGGCCATGCATGCGACCGGATCTACCGCATGAATATCGACGGCTCGAATGTGAAGCAGGTTTCGAACGGCGAGGGGCGGACGACATGCTCGTACTTTTTTAAAGGCGGCAAACGCGTTCTGTATGCGTCGACCCACGGCGGAGCAAAGGAATGTCCGCCAAATCCGGATTTTACGCAGGGATATGTCTGGGCGGTCTATTCCGATTACGATATCTACACCTCAACACCCGACGGAAAGGATATAAAGAAACTGACGAATACACCCGGCTACGACGCCGAAGCGACGATCTCGCCCGATGGTAAGAAGATAATCTTCACCAGCGAACGGGACGGCGATCTTGACCTCTATTCAATGGACCTTGACGGAAAGAATGTTAAGCGTCTTACTGATGCGGTCGGCTACGACGGCGGCGCATTTTTCTCGCCGGACAGCAAGACCATTGTCTATCGACGTTCTACTCCAAAAGATGCCGCTGAGACCGAGCGGTACAAAAGCCTGCTAGCCCGGCATTTGATCGTTCCTACAACATTCGAGATCTGGGTGATGAACGTAGACGGGTCGAATAAGCGTCAGGTCACGAATCTCGGTGCAGGCAGTTTCGCACCATATTTTACGCCGGATGGAAAGAAGATAATTTTTTGTACAAATTACTTCGCGAGCGATCCGCGTAAGCGCAACTTTGACCTCGCACTGATCAATCTTGACGGCACGGGGATCGAGCGTGTGACTTACAACGAGACGTTCGACGGTTTTCCGATGTTTTCCCCGGATGGTAAGAAGTTGGTGTTCGCATCGAACCGTAATTCCGCTAAGGAAGGCGATACGAACGTTTTCCTTGCAGATTGGGTTAAATAG